The following coding sequences lie in one Nycticebus coucang isolate mNycCou1 chromosome 18, mNycCou1.pri, whole genome shotgun sequence genomic window:
- the P3H4 gene encoding endoplasmic reticulum protein SC65, producing the protein MGRAAWGLLWLLLGSARAQYEKYSFRGFPPEDLMPLAAAYGHALELYEGESWRESARYLEAALRLHRLLRDSEAFCHANCSGPAPPAASSPGSAPGPDGGLGDEWARELWLFGHVLERAACLRRCKRSLPAFQVPYPPRQLLRDFQSRLPYQYLHYALFKANRLEKAVAAAYTFLQRNPKHELTAKYLSYYRGMLDVTDESLTDLEAQPYEAVFLRAVKLYNSGDFRSSTEDMERALAEYLAVFTRCLAGCEGAQELVDFKDFYPAIADLFAESLQCKVDCEANLTPNVGGYFVDKFVATMYHYLQFAYYKLNDVRQAARSAASYMLFDPEDSVMQQNLVYYRFHRARWGLEEEDFQPREEATLYHNQTSELRELLEFTRMYLQSDDEMELEETELPMRPEDAPSDAEFEGEGDYEEGFYADWWQELDAKGDEAEAEPEPELS; encoded by the exons ATGGGTCGGGCGGCGTGggggctgctgtggctgctgctgggcAGCGCCAGGGCGCAGTACGAGAAGTACAGCTTCCGGGGTTTCCCGCCGGAGGACCTGATGCCACTGGCCGCGGCCTACGGACACGCACTGGAGCTGTACGAGGGCGAGAGCTGGCGCGAGAGCGCGCGCTACCTCGAGGCGGCGCTGCGGCTGCACAGGCTGCTGCGCGACAGCGAGGCCTTCTGCCACGCCAACTGCAGCGGCCCCGCGCCGCCCGCCGCGTCTTCCCCTGGGTCCGCGCCGGGCCCCGACGGCGGCCTCGGCGACGAGTGGGCTCGCGAGCTGTGGCTCTTCGGCCACGTCCTGGAGCGCGCCGCCTGCCTGCGGCGCTGCAAGCGCTCGCTGCCCGCCTTCCAGGTGCCCTATCCGCCGCGCCAGCTGCTGCGCGACTTCCAGAGCCGCCTGCCCTACCAGTATCTGCACTATGCGCTGTTCAAG GCTAATCGACTGGAAAAGGCAGTGGCTGCAGCCTACACCTTCCTCCAGAGGAACCCGAAGCACGAGCTGACCGCCAAGTATCTCAGCTACTACCGAGGGATGCTGGACGTCACCGACGAGTCCCTCACGGACCTAGAGGCCCAGCCCTACGAG GCCGTGTTCCTCCGGGCTGTGAAGCTCTATAACAGCGGGGATTTCCGCAGCAGCACTGAGGACATGGAGCGGGCCCTGGCCGAATACTTGGCGGTCTTTACCCGGTGTCTGGCCGGCTGTGAAGGGGCCCAGGAGCTGGTGGACTTCAAGGACTTCTACCCAGCCATAGCAG atctCTTTGCAGAGTCCCTGCAGTGCAAGGTGGACTGTGAGGCCAATTTGACTCCCAACGTGGGTGGCTACTTCGTGGACAAGTTTGTGGCCACCATGTACCACTACCTGCAGTTTGCCTACTACAAAT TGAATGATGTGCGCCAGGCCGCCCGCAGTGCTGCCAGCTACATGCTCTTTGACCCCGAGGACAGCGTCATGCAGCAGAACCTGGTGTATTACCGCTTCCACCGAGCTCGCTGGGGCCTGGAAGAGGAAGATTTCCAGCCCCGGGAG gaGGCCACGCTCTACCACAACCAGACCTCCGAGCTGCGGGAGCTCCTGGAGTTCACGCGCATGTACCTGCAATCAGACGATGAG atggagctggaagaaacaGAACTGCCCATGCGGCCTGAGGATGCCCCATCCGACGCAGAGTTTGAGGGAGAAGGTGACTACGAGGAGGGCTTCTATGCTGACTGGTGGCAGGAGCTGGATGCCAAGGGTGACGAGGCTGAAGCTG AGCCAGAGCCTGAACTATCATGA
- the FKBP10 gene encoding peptidyl-prolyl cis-trans isomerase FKBP10, with protein MFSAGPPSYTLLRLRLLPLLLLLLVQAFGRGLGRASPAGGPLEDVVIDRYYIPRACPREVQMGDFVRYHYNGTFEDGKKFDSSYDRNTTVAIVVGVGRLITGMDRGLLGMCINERRHLIVPPHLGYGSVGVAGLIPPDATLYFDVVMLDVWNKADTVQVDILLRPPLCPRMVQDSDFVRYHYNGTLLDGTSFDTSYSRGGTYDTYIGSGWLIKGMDQGLLGMCPGERRKIIIPPFLAYGEKGYGTVIPPQASLVFHVLLIDVHNPKDTVQIDTLELPPGCVRRAVAGDFMRYHYNGSLMDGTLFDSSYSRNHTYNTYIGQGYIIPGMDQGLQGACIGEHRRITIPPHLAYGENGTGDKIPGSAVLIFDVHVIDFHNPADPVEIKILSRPPDTCNDTTKPGDFIRYHYNCSLLDGTQLFSSHDYGAPQEATLGTNKVIEGLDTGLQDMCVGERRQLVVPPHLAHGESGARGVPGSAMLLFEVELVSREDGLPIGYLFVWHEDPPANLFEHMDLNKDGEVPLEEFSTFIKAQANEGKGRLMPGQEPEKTIGDMFQNQDRNQDGKITLEELKLKSDEDQERVHEEL; from the exons ATGTTCTCGGCCGGGCCCCCCAGCTACACCCTCCTCCGGCTCCGGCTGCTGCCgttgctgctgctactgctggtACAGGCCTTTGGGAGGGGGCTGGGCCGAGCCAGCCCTGCGGGGGGCCCCCTGGAAGACGTGGTCATCGATAGGTACTACATTCCCAGGGCCTGTCCCCGGGAAGTGCAGATGGGGGACTTTGTGCGCTACCACTACAATGGCACTTTTGAGGATGGCAAGAAGTTTGACTCGAG CTATGACCGAAACACCACGGTGGCCATCGTGGTAGGCGTAGGACGCCTTATCACCGGCATGGACCGAGGCCTCCTGGGCATGTGCATCAATGAGCGGCGCCACCTCATTGTGCCTCCGCACCTGGGCTATGGCAGTGTCGGCGTGG CGGGGCTCATCCCACCTGATGCCACCCTCTACTTCGACGTGGTCATGCTGGATGTGTGGAACAAAGCAGACACCGTGCAGGTGGACATCTTGTTGCGCCCGCCCCTCTGCCCCCGCATGGTCCAGGACAGCGACTTTGTTCGCTACCACTACAATGGCACTCTGCTGGATGGCACCTCCTTCGACACCAG CTACAGTCGGGGAGGCACTTACGACACCTACATCGGCTCTGGTTGGCTGATCAAGGGCATGGACCAAGGGCTGCTGGGCATGTGTcctggagagaggagaaagatcaTCATCCCTCCATTCCTGGCCTATGGCGAGAAAGGCTATG GGACTGTGATCCCCCCGCAGGCTTCCCTGGTCTTTCATGTCCTACTCATTGATGTCCACAACCCGAAGGACACTGTCCAGATAGACACACTGGAGCTCCCCCCAGGCTGTGTCCGAAGAGCTGTGGCTGGGGACTTCATGCGATACCACTATAATGGCTCATTGATGGATGGCACCCTCTTTGACTCCAG CTACTCCCGCAACCACACCTACAATACCTATATCGGGCAGGGTTACATCATCCCCGGGATGGACCAGGGGCTGCAGGGTGCCTGCATAGGGGAGCACCGGAGAATCACCATCCCACCCCACCTGGCCTATGGGGAGAACGGAACTG GAGACAAGATCCCTGGCTCTGCTGTGTTGATCTTCGACGTCCACGTCATTGACTTCCACAACCCTGCAGATCCGGTGGAAATCAAGATACTGTCCCGACCCCCTGATACCTGCAATGACACCACCAAACCTGGGGACTTTATTCGATACCACTACAACTGCTCTCTGCTGGATGGCACCCAGCTCTTCTCCTC GCATGACTACGGGGCACCCCAGGAGGCGACTCTGGGGACCAACAAAGTGATCGAAGGCCTGGACACAGGCCTGCAGGACATGTGTGTGGGAGAGAGGCGGCAGCTGGTCgtgccaccgcacctggcccacgGGGAGAGCGGAG CCCGGGGGGTTCCTGGCAGTGCCATGCTGCTGTTTGAGGTGGAGCTGGTGTCCCGGGAGGACGGGCTGCCCATAGGCTACCTGTTTGTGTGGCATGAGGACCCTCCTGCTAACCTGTTTGAACACATGGATCTCAACAAGGATGGAGAGGTCCCCCTGGAGGAG TTCTCCACCTTCATCAAGGCTCAAGCGAATGAGGGCAAGGGACGTCTTATGCCTGGGCAAGAGCCTGAGAAAACCATAGGGGACATGTTCCAGAACCAGGACCGCAACCAGGACGGCAAGATCACGTTGGAGGAACTCAAGCTAAAGTCAGATGAAGACCAGGAGCGGGTTCATGAGGAGCTCTGA